In Ruminococcaceae bacterium BL-4, one DNA window encodes the following:
- a CDS encoding conserved protein of unknown function (Evidence 4 : Unknown function but conserved in other organisms), producing MSETKEMNFPTYKGKPLVRSGDVLYYGDMKDPYVCRLEIKSKKKVQDMEIADKVFIQLMSTDPTVHTRKQIIKSSEKSGLYLALDIADAWLSRALTEGV from the coding sequence ATGAGCGAAACAAAAGAAATGAATTTTCCAACCTATAAAGGAAAGCCACTTGTCCGCAGCGGCGACGTCCTTTATTATGGCGATATGAAGGACCCCTATGTCTGCCGTTTAGAAATCAAGAGCAAAAAGAAAGTTCAGGACATGGAAATTGCAGACAAAGTCTTTATTCAGTTAATGTCTACCGACCCGACGGTCCATACACGTAAGCAAATTATAAAAAGCAGTGAAAAAAGCGGTCTATATCTTGCTTTGGATATTGCTGATGCATGGCTGTCCCGTGCCTTAACTGAAGGCGTTTGA
- a CDS encoding IreB family regulatory phosphoprotein → MLDKTMTFSIGSDREQDIRQVLTAVYSAMKEKGYNPINQLVGYILSEDPTYITTHNNARSLIRRIDRDELLQVLLKSYLNV, encoded by the coding sequence ATGTTGGATAAGACGATGACCTTTTCTATTGGGTCTGATCGCGAACAGGATATCCGTCAGGTCCTTACTGCTGTTTACTCAGCAATGAAGGAGAAAGGATACAATCCCATCAACCAGCTGGTGGGTTACATTCTTTCGGAAGATCCTACCTATATCACTACCCATAATAACGCACGGAGTCTTATACGCAGAATTGACCGAGATGAATTATTACAGGTATTGCTTAAATCATACCTTAATGTATAA
- the pheT gene encoding Phenylalanine--tRNA ligase beta subunit: protein MNLSMRWLQEFVDLPKMKLRDFTEAMTLSGSKVESWETEGEDIQNVVVGKVLSLERHPDSDHLWITQVDVGSDAPIQIVTGAQNLKKGDFVPAALHNSLLPGGKKIKKGKLRGAESNGMLCSVGELGLTVHDFPHAIEDGIMVLTEEDGCKLELGMPIQKALNFNDTIVEFEITNNRPDCFSMIGLAREAAATFNLPLKKHKPIVKAGAGDCRKLLDAKIEAPDLCSLYSNRIVKNVRVAPSPLWMRERLRAMGVRPINNIVDITNYVMMEYGQPMHAFDLRFVKDGKIHIRRAKAGEKITTLDDVEHTLTENQLIIADSEKPIAIAGVMGGEYSGIMEDTNTVVFESACFNGASIRTTARDQGMRTDASSRYEKGLDPQNCLPALQRACELVELLDAGDIMDGMIVDDCSDHEPRRILLEVDWINRFLDTDISKEMMKNILKKLECKFDDDTIIVPSFRPDLQHKADIAEEIARFYGYNKIPGAALPGGAQGKYTPEQKFQQKISNTMLALGASEIMTYSFISPKYYDKILMPKDDSLRKSITISNPLGEDTSIMRTVALPSMMETLARNYNNRNDSACLFEMASEYIPTTENELPIEKATLICGMYGEDYDFFSCKGILESLLSRIGIYDWDIKASKEEYSYHPGRCAVLSIDDKRLGVIGELHPNVMENYGIGGRAYSFSLDVKMLYEASQKSITYQPLPKFPAVSRDLALICNADIPVLVLEKAIKKGSGNLLEHIELFDVYRGEQIAFGKKSVAFRIILRSADETLTEERVNSTIKKVIAELEKSGATLRA, encoded by the coding sequence ATGAATTTATCAATGAGATGGCTTCAGGAGTTCGTAGATCTGCCAAAAATGAAATTGCGAGACTTCACTGAGGCAATGACGCTCAGCGGAAGTAAAGTAGAAAGCTGGGAAACAGAAGGCGAAGATATCCAAAACGTTGTCGTGGGAAAGGTACTCTCTTTGGAGCGTCACCCAGACAGCGACCACCTTTGGATTACACAGGTCGATGTCGGTTCCGATGCACCAATTCAAATTGTAACCGGCGCACAGAATCTGAAAAAGGGAGATTTTGTTCCAGCAGCACTCCACAATAGTCTTCTCCCCGGCGGAAAGAAAATTAAAAAAGGCAAACTGCGCGGTGCAGAATCGAACGGAATGCTTTGCTCCGTCGGCGAATTAGGACTCACTGTTCATGATTTCCCGCACGCTATCGAAGACGGAATCATGGTCCTTACAGAAGAAGATGGCTGCAAACTGGAACTCGGCATGCCGATTCAGAAAGCACTCAATTTTAATGATACCATTGTCGAATTTGAAATTACCAACAACCGTCCGGACTGTTTCTCGATGATCGGACTTGCACGAGAAGCTGCCGCTACTTTCAATCTGCCGCTTAAAAAGCATAAGCCGATTGTAAAAGCAGGTGCTGGAGATTGCAGAAAACTTTTAGATGCAAAAATTGAAGCGCCGGATCTTTGCTCCCTCTACTCCAACCGAATTGTGAAAAATGTGCGTGTGGCACCCAGTCCTCTTTGGATGCGGGAACGTCTGCGTGCAATGGGAGTTCGTCCAATCAATAACATTGTGGATATTACAAACTATGTCATGATGGAATATGGCCAACCGATGCATGCCTTTGATCTGCGTTTTGTAAAAGACGGAAAGATTCATATCCGCCGCGCAAAAGCCGGAGAAAAGATTACAACGCTTGATGATGTAGAACACACATTGACCGAAAATCAGCTGATTATTGCTGACAGCGAAAAGCCGATTGCAATTGCTGGTGTGATGGGCGGCGAATACAGCGGTATTATGGAAGACACCAATACAGTCGTTTTTGAATCCGCCTGTTTTAATGGTGCTTCCATTCGTACTACCGCACGCGATCAAGGGATGCGCACAGATGCTTCTTCCCGCTATGAAAAAGGTCTTGATCCGCAAAACTGCCTGCCGGCTCTGCAGCGTGCCTGCGAACTGGTAGAACTTTTAGATGCCGGAGATATCATGGATGGAATGATTGTGGACGACTGTTCCGATCATGAACCGCGCCGTATCCTTTTGGAAGTCGATTGGATCAATCGCTTTCTTGACACTGATATTTCAAAAGAAATGATGAAAAACATTTTGAAAAAGTTGGAATGCAAATTCGACGATGATACAATCATTGTTCCATCTTTCCGCCCGGATTTACAGCACAAAGCAGATATTGCCGAAGAAATTGCAAGATTTTACGGATATAACAAAATTCCGGGAGCGGCACTTCCCGGTGGCGCACAGGGAAAATATACGCCGGAACAAAAATTCCAGCAGAAGATTTCCAATACAATGCTTGCACTCGGTGCCAGCGAAATTATGACCTATTCTTTTATTTCACCTAAATATTACGATAAAATCTTGATGCCTAAAGATGATTCCCTGCGCAAATCCATTACGATTTCCAATCCGCTGGGAGAAGACACCAGCATTATGCGTACCGTAGCACTTCCCAGTATGATGGAAACTTTGGCACGCAATTATAACAACCGCAATGACAGTGCCTGCCTCTTCGAAATGGCCAGCGAATATATTCCTACAACAGAAAATGAACTGCCTATCGAAAAAGCAACCTTGATCTGTGGCATGTACGGAGAAGATTATGATTTCTTTTCCTGCAAAGGGATTCTGGAAAGTCTGCTCTCCAGAATCGGTATATATGACTGGGACATCAAAGCTTCCAAAGAAGAATACAGCTATCATCCTGGGCGCTGTGCTGTCTTAAGTATCGATGACAAACGCCTTGGCGTGATTGGCGAGCTTCACCCGAATGTAATGGAAAATTACGGAATTGGCGGACGTGCATACAGCTTCAGTCTGGATGTTAAAATGCTCTATGAGGCCAGCCAAAAATCCATCACTTACCAGCCGCTGCCAAAGTTCCCTGCTGTCTCTCGAGATCTTGCACTCATCTGCAACGCTGATATTCCTGTTCTTGTCCTTGAAAAAGCAATTAAGAAAGGCTCCGGCAATCTGCTGGAACATATCGAACTATTTGATGTTTACCGTGGTGAACAAATTGCTTTTGGCAAAAAGAGTGTTGCTTTCAGAATCATTCTGCGCTCTGCAGATGAGACTTTGACAGAAGAGCGCGTAAATTCCACCATCAAGAAGGTAATCGCCGAACTTGAGAAATCCGGTGCCACTTTACGTGCTTAA